The Paraburkholderia hospita DNA segment AGCGAAATCCAGTGCCGCCGCAGCAGATCGCGGTATTCGTAGATGGGCACCGCGAATGCAACCGTGGCCGGGCCGAGCAGCCACATCAGCCAGCGCGTGTCCTGAAAGTAGACGGCGTACGGAATCCGCGCGATAACGACAATCGCAGCCAGCACCGCAGGCACGGCGAGAAGCGGCGTCAGCCACGGCGATCTGAAGCGCGCATACAGCGCCTTCGACGCGAAATAGAGCACCACCGTCAGCACGAAACAGCCTGCCGCGATCAGCCGGGAAGCGTCGTCGGCGAAAAGGGACGTGTAGAAGGCGCTCATCGGCGGAACGGTCCGGGACGTGGATTAGAGGAAGTTGCGGCTAACAGGACGACGCTCGATGTGCGAGCGCTGAACCATCACGCGGCGCAGCGCGAGACGGCGTTCGAGCCGCGCGGCCTGTTCGACGGCGAATGCGACAGCCACCATCACCATCAGCGTGCCCGCGACCACGACGAGTGCAAGACGCCAGCCGTCTTGGCGGAACAGGCCGCCGTACTGGACGGCCGCGACGGCGGCGGGAATGAAGAACAGCAGCATGTCCGACAGCAGCCAGTCGGCGCCCGCCTTCACCCAGCGCGGCGCGACGCCGCCGCAGAACAACAGCGCGAGCAGCGCGACGAGGCCCACGACGCCGCCCGGCACCGGCAAGCCAAAACGGCGCACGACGCAGTCGGCGGCGAACCAGACTGCGGCGATCCCGGCGCTCTGCACGGCGATCCGGCCGATCTTCGCGACGGGCGACGTCGCATCGAGGCGGACAGAAGCGGCAAGACGGGCGATCAGCGGCGAGATCATGGCAAACCCTAGGTGACTTTTCGATGAGATTCAGTATAGGGTGCAGTGCAACATAAATATAATGACTTAGAATTATCAGCTTCATTCCAAATTGGAATTCTGAGGGCCACGAACATGGAACTGCGCGCGCTCCGCTATTTCGTTGAAGTCGTGCGGCAACAGAGCTTCACCGTCGCCGCCGAGCAGATGTTCGTCACGCAGCCGACTATCAGCAAGATGGTGAAGGCGCTGGAGGACGAAACCGGCTCGCCGCTGCTGCTGCGCGACGGCCGGCAAATGGTGCTGACGGATGCCGGGCGCATCGTCTATCAGCGCGGCCAGGACGTGCTCGCCGCCTACGCGCAGTTGCAGGCCGAACTGCACGACCTCGACAAACTCGGGCGCGGCGAGCTGACGATCGGCATTCCGCCGATGGGCGGGTCGCTGTTCACGCCCGCCATCGCCGCGTTCCGTCAGCGCCATCCGAAGATCGAGCTGAAACTCTTCGAACAGGGCTCGAAGGCCATCGAGGCCGCGCTGATTTCCGGCGAACTGGAACTGGGCGGCGTGCTGCAACCCGTCGACGACATGATCGACGTGCTGCCGATGAGCCGCCAGGTGCTGTGGCTAGTCGCGCGTCAGGGCTCGCGCTGGGACGAGTTGCAGGAAGTGCCGCTCGCCGATCTCGCCAGTGAGCCGTTCGTCTTCTATGGCGAAAGCCTCGCGCTCAACGACGTCGTGCTGACGGCGTGCCGCACGGCCGGTTTCGCGCCGACCATCGTCGGACGCAGCGGGCATTGGGATTTCATGGCGGCGCTGGTGCTGGCGGGCGTCGGCATTGCGCTTCTGCCCGCGCCGTATTGCCGGCGGCTCGACGTGGCGCAATTCACCTGCCGGCCGGTCGTCGCACCGGAGATTCCGTGGGAAATGGCGATCGGCTGGCGGCGCAAGGGTTATCTGTCGCATGCGGCGCGCGCATGGCTCGAGGTCGCGCGCGAAACACTGCCGGGACTGACCACCGACAACTTCACGCACCCGCTGACCTTCGACTCGCCCACGACTACGCCGGACCGCGCGAAACCGCCGCTGAAATAAAAAAAGCCGCCCGGTCTGCACCGGGCGGCATCGTGTCTCACGTCTTTACGCTGAGCGGAGACGCTTTACTTGGCCTGAAGCTGCGTTTGGGCCTGAGTCTGAGCTTGCACCTCGCTGAATTCGATCCGGCGATTCGCGAAACGTCCGCTTTCCGTCGCGTTGCTCGCCACAGGACGAACGTTGCCGTAGCCATGCGCGACGAGCGCATCGGCGGGCACACCGGCCTTCACGAGGAAGGCGCGCACGGCGTCGGCGCGTTCCTTCGACAGTTCCAGATTCGCCGATTCGCTGCCGAGGTTATCCGAGAAGCCCGCCACTTCGAGCTTCAGCGTGTGGCCGCTTGTCGTACACGACTTGAGCAGTTGCGCGGACTGGTTCAGATCGTCGAGTGCGGACTGCGGCACGTGCGCGTCGCGCGATGCGAAATTGACGACCTGCAGATTCAGCGTCTTGACGACATCCGCACTCGCGCACGACGCGCCCAGCGACTTCGCCGCGTTCTTGAACGACTGCGCGGCGTTCGCAACGGCTTGCGCCGCATCGAATGCGCTCACTTGATACGGCGCGCCGAACAGCGATTTCAGACGATCGAGCCAACCCGATTTCGCATCGGCAGCCGTGCCGCTCAGTTCGACACGCGTGCCGTCGATCTTCATCTCCGCACCTGGCGTAGACAGCAGCGGCATCAGTGCGTCGATCTGCGCGAGCCAGTCGGCAGCCTTACGGTTTTCGTCGACGGTGATGTCGGCGTTGAAGTTGCCGGCGCCGAATTTCTTCGTCAGCGCGTTCAGCAGCGCCGACTTCTCAGCGATATTCTGGACGGTCGCGGTAAGCGTCGGCTTGCCCTTCCCGTCTACAGCGACGATCAGTTGCGAGTCCTTCGCGACGGCAGGCGCCGCTTCAGCTTCGACCTTGCCGGCGGCGCTGGCCGCGTCGTCCTGCGGCGCTTGCGACGCGGGCTGCACATCCGCTTGCGTCGCAGCAGCCGACGCTTCAACCGTCGCCGCGGCGGCATGCTGACCAAGGAAGCTTGTCGCCGCCGGACACAAGGCCAACGCCACCCACGTCACCATCGCAGCGATCGCGCCGATCAACGCGGACAAGGCGGCTATGCCGAACCAGTGCTTCGCCTTCGGGCCGACATGGCGCACTTCGCGCGCGGGCGGCGCAACGGAGATCGCCGTGGCGGACAACGCGGGTTCGACGGGAGCGCGCGCGGTCGTCGGCACTGGCGCTGCGGCGGGATGCTCGAAATGCGACGACACGACGCGCACCTGCGAGCCGATCGTCTGCGCGAAGGCAGCCGCGCCGCCCAGGCCGAGTACGGTCGTGAGGCCGTCGTTCAGAAACGGCGCGATGGTCGGCAACTGCTGGCCGAGCAAGGTCGGCAACTGACCGATGTTGCCCCGATGCTCGAGAATGTGTCGCTTGAGCACGCCCAACAGAATGCTGCCCGCAATGCCCGACACGGCATGCGTCGCGTGCGCGGGCACGCCTGTTTGCATCGACACGGTGTCGCTCAGTCCGTCGATACGGCGCTCGAACGAATGCTCGAGCAACTGACGTCCCGTCGACGACAGCTGCGTAACACCCGTCGTGCTAGAGAAGAGGCGAGGCAGCTGTTCGGCGACATCTGCGTTGACTTCCTGACCGAGGATCGTCGCGAACAGCGCACGCGCGCCATCGAGCGTTGCACACTTGTTCAGCAGGCCGGCGACGAGCGCGGGCGTGGTGACGTCCATGACTTTCGCCGTCGCTTCCGGCGGCAATCCGAGACAGTTCGACAGTTGTTGAACCACGGTGTCCGGCAACGCAGACCGGACCAGTTGAATCACATTGACACTCATCGATTCGTTTCCCTGAATTTCGAACGCGCGCCCATGCGCCCTTCGTTGGGCCGCGATTATAGGAGCGGGAAAATCTCAGAATTGAAGCGATCAATGATTTTCAAACTTTATCGGAATTCTCTTACGGCGCTTTTTGCGCTTTATCACAATCGACAGCGTGCATCGCCGGAATCACGTCGTTTCACGTGGCGCGCGCCGGCTCGGCGGCGGTCGCTGGACTCGGCGCAGCACGGCGCGTGGCGGCGATGAAATCGGCGGCACGCTCGCCGATCATCACCGTCGGCGCATTCGTGTTGCCGCCGATCAGCGTCGGCATCACGGACGCATCGACCACGCGCAGACCCGTCACGCCGCGCACGCGCAATTGCGTATCGACGACGGCCCGCTCGTCGCCGCCCATGCGGCACGTCGAAACGGGGTGATAGATGGTGTCGGCATGCGCGGCGATCGTCGCGCGCAATTCGGCGTCCGTCTGACCATGCCGCGTATAAAGCTCGCGGCCGCCGCACAGCGCGAGCGACGGCGCGTCGAGAATGCGTCGCGACAGATGCACGCCTTCGACCAGCAGGTCGAGATCGCGCGGATCGCTGAGAAACGCCGGATCGATGACGGGTGCTTCGCGCGCATCGCTGCTTGCGAGCGTGACCGAGCCGCGGCTATGCGGACGCAGCACGCACACGTGCAACGAATAGCCGTGACCCCAATGCATGTGGCGGTTGTGATCGTCGACGAGCGCCGTGCAGAAATGCAGTTGCAGATCAGGCCGGTCGAGCGTCGGCCGGCTTTTCAGAAAGCCGCCCGCTTCCGCAACGTTGCTCGTCAGCATGCCGCGCCCGCTGCGCAGATACGAGACAAAGCCCGGCACCATCTTCGCGAAGCCGCGCAGCGAGAAGCCGATCGTTTGTGCCGACGACACGCGCTTGTTGATCGTGAAGTCGACGTGATCCGTGAGATTGCGCCCGACCTCGGGCGCGTCGTGCAGCACGGGAATGCCGAGTGCGCGCAGATGATCGGCGGGACCGATGCCCGAGCACATCAGCAGTTGCGGCGAATTGAACGTCCCCGCCGACAGCACGACTTCCGCGCGCGCCTCGATCGTCTCCGCGACGCCGCCGCGCATCACTTCGACGCCCTTCGCGCGCTTGCCGTCGAATACCACGCGCAGCACCGCCGCGTCGGC contains these protein-coding regions:
- a CDS encoding LysR family transcriptional regulator — protein: MELRALRYFVEVVRQQSFTVAAEQMFVTQPTISKMVKALEDETGSPLLLRDGRQMVLTDAGRIVYQRGQDVLAAYAQLQAELHDLDKLGRGELTIGIPPMGGSLFTPAIAAFRQRHPKIELKLFEQGSKAIEAALISGELELGGVLQPVDDMIDVLPMSRQVLWLVARQGSRWDELQEVPLADLASEPFVFYGESLALNDVVLTACRTAGFAPTIVGRSGHWDFMAALVLAGVGIALLPAPYCRRLDVAQFTCRPVVAPEIPWEMAIGWRRKGYLSHAARAWLEVARETLPGLTTDNFTHPLTFDSPTTTPDRAKPPLK
- a CDS encoding OmpA family protein, translating into MSVNVIQLVRSALPDTVVQQLSNCLGLPPEATAKVMDVTTPALVAGLLNKCATLDGARALFATILGQEVNADVAEQLPRLFSSTTGVTQLSSTGRQLLEHSFERRIDGLSDTVSMQTGVPAHATHAVSGIAGSILLGVLKRHILEHRGNIGQLPTLLGQQLPTIAPFLNDGLTTVLGLGGAAAFAQTIGSQVRVVSSHFEHPAAAPVPTTARAPVEPALSATAISVAPPAREVRHVGPKAKHWFGIAALSALIGAIAAMVTWVALALCPAATSFLGQHAAAATVEASAAATQADVQPASQAPQDDAASAAGKVEAEAAPAVAKDSQLIVAVDGKGKPTLTATVQNIAEKSALLNALTKKFGAGNFNADITVDENRKAADWLAQIDALMPLLSTPGAEMKIDGTRVELSGTAADAKSGWLDRLKSLFGAPYQVSAFDAAQAVANAAQSFKNAAKSLGASCASADVVKTLNLQVVNFASRDAHVPQSALDDLNQSAQLLKSCTTSGHTLKLEVAGFSDNLGSESANLELSKERADAVRAFLVKAGVPADALVAHGYGNVRPVASNATESGRFANRRIEFSEVQAQTQAQTQLQAK
- a CDS encoding GMC family oxidoreductase, coding for MQYDYVIVGAGSGGCSLAGRLAEQCPDATIALIEAGPHTERNLFVNMPLGVAAVVPFRRKTNYGYLTTPQPGLGGRRGYQPRGRGFGGSSAINAMVYTRGHPLDYDDWARLGCDGWAFDDVLPYFRRAEGNERGADTLHGADGPLSVANLRFQNLFSHRFVKAAVEAGFPRNDDFNGPQQEGVGFYQVTQRDGQRWSVARAYIYGRSHPNLHTIADAAVLRVVFDGKRAKGVEVMRGGVAETIEARAEVVLSAGTFNSPQLLMCSGIGPADHLRALGIPVLHDAPEVGRNLTDHVDFTINKRVSSAQTIGFSLRGFAKMVPGFVSYLRSGRGMLTSNVAEAGGFLKSRPTLDRPDLQLHFCTALVDDHNRHMHWGHGYSLHVCVLRPHSRGSVTLASSDAREAPVIDPAFLSDPRDLDLLVEGVHLSRRILDAPSLALCGGRELYTRHGQTDAELRATIAAHADTIYHPVSTCRMGGDERAVVDTQLRVRGVTGLRVVDASVMPTLIGGNTNAPTVMIGERAADFIAATRRAAPSPATAAEPARAT
- a CDS encoding CidA/LrgA family protein — translated: MSPLIARLAASVRLDATSPVAKIGRIAVQSAGIAAVWFAADCVVRRFGLPVPGGVVGLVALLALLFCGGVAPRWVKAGADWLLSDMLLFFIPAAVAAVQYGGLFRQDGWRLALVVVAGTLMVMVAVAFAVEQAARLERRLALRRVMVQRSHIERRPVSRNFL